One window from the genome of Candidatus Methanomethylicota archaeon encodes:
- a CDS encoding DUF1177 domain-containing protein, translated as MSCFKQVLEAIDILEDSKINGIKIKEEMNRRGLSHVEVKSVEGKRGKTDFIKILIPGKEGKVKGGNKPTLGIIGRLGGIGARPQMIGLVSDADGAIVAIASAMKLADLIMKGDELMGDVIITTHICPNAPTKPHKPVPFMDSPIDMNTMIINEVDERMDAILSVDATKGNRLIKVEGFAITPTVLNGWILKVSDDLINIYERVTGHRAYIVPITMQDITPYVEGIYHINSIMQPWIATKSPVVGVAITAEVPVAGCATGATYINSLEKATRFCIEVAKDYTAGLCKFYDEEEYRKLISLYGDMERLRGNFASKK; from the coding sequence ATGTCATGCTTTAAACAGGTATTGGAAGCTATAGACATACTTGAAGATTCAAAGATAAATGGAATAAAAATAAAGGAGGAAATGAATAGAAGAGGATTAAGCCATGTGGAAGTAAAGAGCGTAGAGGGAAAGAGGGGAAAGACAGATTTTATAAAAATTTTGATTCCAGGTAAGGAGGGGAAGGTGAAGGGTGGAAACAAACCCACATTGGGAATAATTGGAAGACTTGGAGGGATAGGTGCAAGACCACAAATGATTGGCCTAGTTTCAGATGCTGATGGAGCAATAGTGGCAATAGCATCTGCAATGAAATTAGCTGACCTAATCATGAAAGGAGACGAACTTATGGGGGACGTAATAATAACAACACATATATGTCCAAATGCACCCACAAAACCACATAAACCAGTACCATTCATGGACTCCCCGATCGACATGAACACCATGATCATAAACGAAGTTGACGAGAGAATGGATGCCATACTATCAGTGGATGCAACTAAGGGGAACAGACTAATAAAAGTGGAGGGATTCGCAATAACACCCACAGTTCTCAACGGCTGGATCCTAAAGGTAAGTGATGACCTGATAAATATATATGAGAGAGTAACTGGACATAGAGCATATATAGTTCCAATAACCATGCAAGACATAACACCATATGTGGAAGGCATATATCATATAAATAGCATAATGCAACCATGGATCGCCACAAAATCCCCAGTGGTTGGAGTAGCAATAACAGCAGAAGTACCAGTAGCTGGATGTGCAACTGGAGCAACATATATAAATAGCTTAGAGAAAGCCACAAGATTCTGTATAGAAGTGGCAAAGGATTATACTGCGGGATTATGTAAATTCTATGATGAAGAAGAATACAGAAAACTAATAAGCTTATATGGCGACATGGAAAGATTACGTGGAAACTTCGCTTCCAAAAAATAG
- a CDS encoding mRNA surveillance protein pelota — translation MRIINFDEKSGEMVLKIEDEDDLWLLHNIIDRDDEVYARTTREINMGNKSVRKSMYIGIKVNKVEFQPFTNRLRIHGTIIYHPEKYEEYGFLGSHHTINVKVSDEIKIKKSKWQKYIINQIERSCGKSEKVLIISIDDEEVAAGILRSYGLEIIFEMQLKIPGKREAEAREEKVDKELREISKKVMEIIERRDIEILVISGISYMREKLTEKILEDLKGLKKKPKIISEDTSNGGVRGLYETIKRESITKALEKIKMIEDNKIMGEYLQILIKEPSMAIYGLNDVYNASKIGIIKTLLILNRKLKTYDEEREKLEEVIGNVEKYNGEIRIISDESEAGRELNSIGGIAAILRYKMETPLKNVNTNIKS, via the coding sequence ATGAGAATAATAAATTTTGACGAAAAAAGTGGGGAAATGGTATTAAAGATAGAAGATGAAGATGATCTCTGGCTACTCCACAATATAATCGATAGAGACGATGAAGTATACGCTAGAACAACTAGAGAAATAAACATGGGAAATAAAAGCGTAAGAAAGAGCATGTACATTGGAATAAAGGTAAATAAGGTGGAATTCCAACCATTCACAAATAGACTTAGAATTCACGGCACAATAATATACCATCCAGAAAAATACGAGGAATACGGGTTCCTAGGAAGCCACCACACAATAAACGTAAAAGTTTCAGATGAAATAAAGATAAAAAAGAGTAAGTGGCAAAAATACATAATAAATCAGATAGAGAGAAGCTGTGGAAAAAGCGAGAAAGTCCTGATAATATCAATTGACGATGAAGAAGTAGCCGCAGGAATATTGAGAAGTTATGGATTGGAAATAATTTTTGAAATGCAACTCAAAATCCCAGGAAAAAGGGAAGCAGAAGCAAGGGAAGAAAAGGTGGATAAAGAATTAAGGGAAATTTCAAAGAAAGTTATGGAAATCATAGAAAGGAGGGATATAGAGATATTGGTAATTTCCGGAATAAGCTACATGAGAGAGAAATTAACTGAAAAGATACTGGAAGATCTAAAGGGGTTGAAAAAGAAACCAAAAATAATAAGTGAAGATACATCAAACGGCGGAGTAAGAGGACTTTATGAAACCATAAAGAGAGAAAGCATAACCAAAGCTCTTGAGAAGATAAAAATGATTGAAGACAATAAAATAATGGGAGAATATCTACAAATACTCATAAAAGAACCGTCAATGGCAATCTATGGATTAAACGATGTATACAATGCATCAAAAATTGGAATTATAAAGACACTACTCATATTAAATAGAAAACTCAAAACTTATGATGAAGAAAGGGAGAAACTTGAAGAAGTAATAGGGAATGTTGAGAAATATAATGGGGAAATTAGGATAATATCAGATGAAAGCGAAGCTGGGAGAGAGTTAAATTCGATTGGAGGAATAGCTGCAATACTGAGATACAAAATGGAAACTCCTTTAAAAAATGTTAACACTAATATTAAAAGTTAG
- a CDS encoding winged helix-turn-helix transcriptional regulator has protein sequence MFDWRESPTFRKYSKAIDKTCQKIIKALHETGTNNLSLLAKKTGMSPALVHYYYDKLTSKNILKLKVKVNVVNMGLQPIEIIFKDEGMGKEPGLESYLKGIEYWRNIEKYYVQMDTYWHVYFNIPKEAINDFNRYVRNVSEKAGVRIVYMNTNPIDINPKPNVDWFNDEERRWEFKWSEWMDEVVLGSREVDFTVPKMGEFVVLDKPDVFIIQKLEEDAETSFKEMANEMGVTPPTVRYHYYKHLVKYDIIEGYEAILKLFPENISINILGHIQFTSRKNMNSFIASLEGKPFSSRVLANLEDNRATVYFYIPFDQIVELNKALINMKRAGIIKDCTMGLIDYKSKMEKSLPMNLYEKGNWKMFF, from the coding sequence ATGTTTGATTGGAGAGAAAGCCCAACTTTCAGAAAATATTCAAAGGCAATAGATAAAACATGCCAGAAGATAATAAAGGCACTACATGAAACAGGAACTAATAATTTATCTTTACTTGCAAAGAAAACTGGAATGTCACCCGCACTAGTACACTACTACTATGATAAACTGACAAGCAAGAACATACTAAAACTAAAAGTGAAAGTCAACGTGGTAAACATGGGGCTACAACCCATAGAAATCATATTTAAAGACGAGGGTATGGGGAAAGAACCTGGCTTAGAATCATATTTAAAGGGCATTGAATATTGGAGAAATATAGAGAAATACTATGTGCAGATGGACACCTACTGGCACGTATACTTCAATATACCAAAAGAAGCTATAAATGACTTCAATAGATATGTAAGGAATGTTAGTGAGAAAGCTGGTGTAAGAATCGTATACATGAATACAAATCCAATAGACATAAACCCCAAGCCAAATGTAGATTGGTTTAATGATGAAGAAAGAAGATGGGAGTTTAAATGGAGTGAATGGATGGACGAAGTAGTTCTAGGCAGTAGAGAAGTAGATTTCACCGTACCAAAAATGGGAGAATTTGTAGTGCTAGATAAACCAGATGTATTTATAATTCAAAAACTTGAGGAAGATGCAGAAACATCATTCAAAGAAATGGCGAATGAAATGGGCGTCACTCCACCAACTGTCAGATACCACTACTACAAACATCTAGTGAAATATGATATCATCGAGGGTTATGAAGCAATATTAAAGCTATTCCCAGAAAACATATCAATAAATATTCTGGGACATATTCAATTCACAAGTAGAAAGAATATGAACAGCTTCATTGCTTCATTAGAGGGGAAACCCTTCTCCAGTAGAGTGTTAGCAAACTTAGAGGATAATAGGGCGACAGTATACTTCTACATACCATTCGATCAAATAGTGGAATTAAATAAGGCATTGATTAATATGAAAAGGGCAGGTATAATAAAGGATTGCACCATGGGGTTAATAGATTATAAATCAAAAATGGAGAAAAGTCTACCAATGAATTTGTATGAGAAAGGAAATTGGAAAATGTTTTTCTAA
- a CDS encoding sugar phosphate isomerase/epimerase produces the protein MFTIRRGLKLNKFFNVGLSSLCFISKDFDYALNFIASSGISLWEVVDDGLHFLDSNRIKRMLALSSSLNMTLSLHAPYTSVNISASNYRARRFSMDMYRESVEHAHQLGCKFIVFHPGLLDSFTYLFRDLNEPILDGINFLLSIGDLCSDYGITPLIENLATDRSTILKVEDFKSFFSKSNSFKMALDISHAHVMNFFNSYIDSLRDRIAYFHISGNDGLADRHWPLDMGTPFWKDYLKRVFNCNLSGPLIIENLSYSASLKSLNVLKLFFGSEVST, from the coding sequence ATGTTTACTATTAGGAGGGGGTTGAAATTGAATAAGTTTTTCAATGTTGGCTTATCTTCTCTCTGCTTTATATCAAAGGATTTTGATTATGCTTTAAATTTCATAGCTTCTTCTGGAATTTCACTTTGGGAGGTTGTGGATGACGGTTTGCATTTCCTTGACTCTAATAGAATTAAAAGGATGCTGGCTCTTTCATCATCCCTAAATATGACTTTAAGTTTACATGCCCCATACACTTCAGTTAACATTTCAGCATCAAATTATAGGGCTAGAAGGTTTAGTATGGATATGTATAGGGAGTCTGTGGAACATGCGCATCAGCTGGGATGTAAATTCATAGTTTTCCATCCTGGGTTGCTTGACTCCTTTACATATTTGTTTAGAGATTTAAATGAGCCTATATTAGATGGAATAAACTTCCTCTTATCGATTGGAGATTTATGTAGTGATTATGGGATAACTCCATTAATAGAAAACTTGGCAACTGATAGATCCACAATACTTAAGGTTGAAGATTTCAAAAGTTTCTTTAGCAAATCAAATAGTTTTAAGATGGCATTGGATATATCCCATGCCCATGTTATGAATTTTTTCAATTCGTATATTGATTCTTTACGTGATAGGATAGCGTATTTTCATATTAGTGGTAACGATGGTTTAGCTGATAGGCATTGGCCTCTTGATATGGGTACTCCGTTTTGGAAGGATTATCTTAAAAGGGTTTTTAATTGCAATTTGAGTGGGCCATTGATAATAGAAAATCTTTCCTACTCTGCTTCATTAAAGAGTTTGAATGTTTTGAAGCTATTTTTTGGAAGCGAAGTTTCCACGTAA